Proteins encoded by one window of Arachis ipaensis cultivar K30076 chromosome B04, Araip1.1, whole genome shotgun sequence:
- the LOC107639689 gene encoding pectinesterase/pectinesterase inhibitor PPE8B-like translates to MASSSARREKVPLTVTLLTFLLILLLGNFTSMVSASGNCGSEGSTCLVPSEFVGVVKEVIGLLGNVGSILSKFTGGFGNFHLTNAILDGLDLLDMSSDELNLFLSVIQNPKGRNNLEFDLATWLSAVLANLDTCLNGFEGTNSIIKGLISPGLRLVTSPVTNLLAKVDVSQNDFFEDAAAGAGEGRFPSWVKPRERKLLQANRVVANAVVAADGSGNFRRVMDAVMAAPNNSNTRFVIYVKKGVYNEYVEINKNKRNIMMIGDGIGATVITGNRNYVDGWTTFRSATFVVVGGGFIARDITFQNTAGPAKKQAVALRTDSDFSVFFRCGIFGYQDTLYVHSMRQFFRECTISGTIDFIFGYGTAVFQKCNILIKKGSADQKNAITAHGREDPNEPTGFSLQFCNIIADSDLVPFVKTTESFLGRPWKKYSRTVFMQNYISDVISPLGWAPWNGSIGLDTLYYAEYMNTGPGAGVANRVKWPGYRVLKTAREASNFTVANFIQGNSWLPSTGVAFSAGLSV, encoded by the exons ATGGCTTCTTCTTCAGCAAGAAGAGAGAAAGTGCCACTAACCGTGACACTACTCACCTTCTTGTTGATTCTTCTCCTTGGAAACTTTACTTCTATGGTCTCTGCTTCTGGCAATTGCGGTTCGGAAGGCTCAACATGCCTCGTGCCTTCTGAGTTCGTCGGTGTTGTTAAGGAAGTTATTGGGCTCTTGGGGAATGTTGGTTCCATCCTGTCCAAGTTTACTGGTGGTTTTGGTAATTTCCATCTCACAAACGCCATTCTTGACGGTCTTGATTTGTTGGACATGTCCTCCGATGAACTTAATTTGTTTCTCTCCGTCATTCAAAATCCCAAAG GGAGAAACAACTTAGAATTCGATTTGGCGACATGGCTAAGTGCTGTCCTAGCAAATTTAGACACATGCCTGAATGGATTCGAAGGCACAAATAGTATCATCAAAGGGTTAATCTCCCCTGGCCTTAGACTAGTGACATCGCCAGTAACGAATCTTCTCGCAAAGGTTGATGTGTCCCAGAATGATTTCTTCGAAGATGCGGCCGCCGGCGCTGGCGAGGGCCGATTTCCTTCGTGGGTGAAACCGAGGGAGAGAAAGCTTCTGCAAGCAAATAGGGTGGTTGCGAACGCCGTGGTAGCTGCAGATGGGAGTGGAAACTTTAGAAGAGTGATGGATGCGGTTATGGCAGCGCCGAATAATAGTAATACGAGGTTTGTGATTTACGTGAAGAAAGGTGTTTACAATGAGTACGTAGAGATTAACAAGAATAAACGGAATATCATGATGATCGGAGATGGTATCGGTGCCACTGTTATCACCGGCAACCGAAATTATGTCGACGGCTGGACAACTTTTCGATCGGCCACCTTTG TTGTAGTTGGAGGAGGGTTTATAGCACGAGACATTACTTTTCAAAACACAGCAGGGCCAGCGAAGAAGCAAGCCGTGGCACTAAGAACCGATTCTGACTTCTCCGTCTTTTTCCGTTGTGGAATCTTCGGCTACCAAGACACCCTTTACGTTCACTCAATGCGTCAATTCTTCAGAGAGTGCACGATTTCCGGCACCATCGATTTCATCTTCGGCTATGGAACCGCCGTCTTCcaaaaatgcaacatacttatcaAAAAAGGGTCAGCGGACCAAAAGAACGCAATCACTGCACACGGCAGAGAAGATCCTAACGAACCAACAGGGTTCTCGTTGCAATTCTGCAACATAATCGCTGACTCTGACCTCGTTCCGTTTGTTAAGACGACGGAATCTTTCTTGGGGAGGCCATGGAAAAAGTATTCAAGAacagtttttatgcaaaattataTAAGCGACGTTATAAGCCCACTAGGTTGGGCACCATGGAATGGGAGCATTGGGTTGGACACACTGTATTATGCTGAGTATATGAACACTGGTCCCGGTGCGGGTGTAGCTAACAGAGTGAAATGGCCTGGATACCGTGTTTTGAAAACCGCCCGTGAAGCTAGTAATTTTACTGTGGCAAACTTCATTCAAGGGAACTCATGGTTGCCTTCAACTGGTGTCGCATTTTCAGCTGGATTATCTGTTTAA